Proteins co-encoded in one Amaranthus tricolor cultivar Red isolate AtriRed21 chromosome 7, ASM2621246v1, whole genome shotgun sequence genomic window:
- the LOC130817555 gene encoding uncharacterized protein LOC130817555 isoform X2, translating to MYERTLGLMSPWAGYLQILPEFEPLPFVWSLDDIDRFLCGTELHQTVKEDKTLIYEDWKESILPLIHSTEFSLDANSFGVEDYFAAKSLVASRSFQIDDYHGCGMVPLADLFNHKTGAEDVHFTLAPSPSESDDEGESVSDDENDRNNKFETATKANGPLDALVVLSPSKGTDLDFEEKPDNPPVLEMILVKDVKVGSEVFNTYGLMGNAALLHRYGFTEMDNPYDIVNIDLKLVLQWSASLFSSRHGRARLALWRKLGYSGCESQNAEYFEISYDGEPQFELLILLYVILLNEETYIKLDFSVAFKGNFTSNMSKNRIFEGDISEMSGEMLLTKSVCKALLLLADMRELLYGTSSLQDDMENLQKCDCNSERKLYHSLVLRISERKIIQRLRNYVKAGIRSLDKARTLSRKRLKS from the exons ATGTATGAGAGAACTTTGGGTTTGATGTCTCCTTGGGCTGGCTATCTTCAAATTTTGCCGGAATTTGAACCTTTGCCTTTTGTTTGGAGTTTGGATGATATTGATCGTTTTCTTTGTGGTACCGAGCTTCATCAG ACGGTGAAAGAAGATAAAACTCTTATCTATGAGGACTGGAAAGAAAGCATTCTTCCTCTTATTCATTCAACAGAGTTTTCACTAGATGCAAATTCTTTTGGTGTTGAAGATTACTTTGCCGCTAAAAGTCTTGTAGCTTCTCGATCCTTTCAGATAGATGATTATCATGGCTGTGGAATGGTTCCTTTGGCTGATCT TTTTAATCACAAGACTGGAGCTGAAGATGTGCACTTTACATTGGCACCATCTCCTAGTGAATCTGATGATGAAGGTGAGAGTGTGTCTGATGATGAGAATGAcagaaataataaatttgaaactGCTACTAAAGCAAATGGTCCGTTGGATGCTTTAGTTGTTTTAAGCCCTTCAAAAGGTACTGATTTGGACTTTGAAGAAAAACCTGATAATCCTCCGGTTTTGGAAATGATTCTTGTGAAAGATGTCAAAGTTGGTTCAGAG GTATTCAACACTTATGGGTTAATGGGAAATGCAGCATTGCTGCATAGATATGGATTCACAGAAATGGATAATCCTTATGACATTGTCAATATTGATTTAAAATTGGTGCTCCAATGGAGTGCATCCCTTTTTTCTAGTCGGCATGGCAGAGCAAGACTAGCTTTGTGGAGAAAGCTAGGTTACTCTGGTTGCGAAAGCCAGAACGCAGAGTACTTTGAAATTTCATATGATGGGGAACCTCAATTTGAATTACTGATTTTGCTTTACGTAATTTTATTGAATGAAGAAACATATATTAAGTTGGACTTCAGTGTTGCTTTTAAGGGAAATTTCACGTCAAACATGTCTAAGAACAGAATTTTCGAAGGAGACATTTCTGAAATGAGTGGTGAAATGTTGCTGACTAAAAGTGTGTGCAAGGCTCTACTATTGCTTGCTGATATGAGAGAGCTTCTATATGGCACAAGCTCATTGCAAGATGATATGGAGAACTTGCAGAAATGCGACTGTAATTCAGAAAGGAAGTTATACCATTCATTAGTACTTCGCATTAGCGAAAGAAAGATCATACAAAGGCTGAGAAATTATGTTAAAGCAGGCATTAGGTCACTGGACAAGGCACGTACGCTTTCAAGGAAGAGGTTGAAATCataa
- the LOC130817555 gene encoding ribosomal lysine N-methyltransferase 3 isoform X1 gives MASRRIRAFKRWMSSNEIEFSDALEFVETENSGICVKSKCDLNEGDLIATIPKNSCLTIRTSGASDLIAGYDLDGCLGLCVAVMYERTLGLMSPWAGYLQILPEFEPLPFVWSLDDIDRFLCGTELHQTVKEDKTLIYEDWKESILPLIHSTEFSLDANSFGVEDYFAAKSLVASRSFQIDDYHGCGMVPLADLFNHKTGAEDVHFTLAPSPSESDDEGESVSDDENDRNNKFETATKANGPLDALVVLSPSKGTDLDFEEKPDNPPVLEMILVKDVKVGSEVFNTYGLMGNAALLHRYGFTEMDNPYDIVNIDLKLVLQWSASLFSSRHGRARLALWRKLGYSGCESQNAEYFEISYDGEPQFELLILLYVILLNEETYIKLDFSVAFKGNFTSNMSKNRIFEGDISEMSGEMLLTKSVCKALLLLADMRELLYGTSSLQDDMENLQKCDCNSERKLYHSLVLRISERKIIQRLRNYVKAGIRSLDKARTLSRKRLKS, from the exons ATGGCGTCCAG GCGTATTCGTGCTTTCAAGCGATGGATGTCCTCAAATGAGATTGAGTTCAGCGACGCTCTAGAATTTGTCGAAACAGAAAACTCTGGAATTTGCGTCAAATCAAAGTGCGATCTCAATGAAGGAGATTTAATTGCTACAATCCCTAAAAATTCTTGCTTGACGATTCGAACTTCTGGCGCTTCCGATTTGATTGCAGGTTATGATTTGGATGGATGCTTAGGACTCTGTGTTGCGGTTATGTATGAGAGAACTTTGGGTTTGATGTCTCCTTGGGCTGGCTATCTTCAAATTTTGCCGGAATTTGAACCTTTGCCTTTTGTTTGGAGTTTGGATGATATTGATCGTTTTCTTTGTGGTACCGAGCTTCATCAG ACGGTGAAAGAAGATAAAACTCTTATCTATGAGGACTGGAAAGAAAGCATTCTTCCTCTTATTCATTCAACAGAGTTTTCACTAGATGCAAATTCTTTTGGTGTTGAAGATTACTTTGCCGCTAAAAGTCTTGTAGCTTCTCGATCCTTTCAGATAGATGATTATCATGGCTGTGGAATGGTTCCTTTGGCTGATCT TTTTAATCACAAGACTGGAGCTGAAGATGTGCACTTTACATTGGCACCATCTCCTAGTGAATCTGATGATGAAGGTGAGAGTGTGTCTGATGATGAGAATGAcagaaataataaatttgaaactGCTACTAAAGCAAATGGTCCGTTGGATGCTTTAGTTGTTTTAAGCCCTTCAAAAGGTACTGATTTGGACTTTGAAGAAAAACCTGATAATCCTCCGGTTTTGGAAATGATTCTTGTGAAAGATGTCAAAGTTGGTTCAGAG GTATTCAACACTTATGGGTTAATGGGAAATGCAGCATTGCTGCATAGATATGGATTCACAGAAATGGATAATCCTTATGACATTGTCAATATTGATTTAAAATTGGTGCTCCAATGGAGTGCATCCCTTTTTTCTAGTCGGCATGGCAGAGCAAGACTAGCTTTGTGGAGAAAGCTAGGTTACTCTGGTTGCGAAAGCCAGAACGCAGAGTACTTTGAAATTTCATATGATGGGGAACCTCAATTTGAATTACTGATTTTGCTTTACGTAATTTTATTGAATGAAGAAACATATATTAAGTTGGACTTCAGTGTTGCTTTTAAGGGAAATTTCACGTCAAACATGTCTAAGAACAGAATTTTCGAAGGAGACATTTCTGAAATGAGTGGTGAAATGTTGCTGACTAAAAGTGTGTGCAAGGCTCTACTATTGCTTGCTGATATGAGAGAGCTTCTATATGGCACAAGCTCATTGCAAGATGATATGGAGAACTTGCAGAAATGCGACTGTAATTCAGAAAGGAAGTTATACCATTCATTAGTACTTCGCATTAGCGAAAGAAAGATCATACAAAGGCTGAGAAATTATGTTAAAGCAGGCATTAGGTCACTGGACAAGGCACGTACGCTTTCAAGGAAGAGGTTGAAATCataa